A window of the Chloroflexus sp. Y-396-1 genome harbors these coding sequences:
- a CDS encoding PHP domain-containing protein, producing the protein MIDLHIHTNATPHHATWTPVALAAAAAARGLTMIAVTDHNTTANVITTAMVGMHYGVRVISGVEIDSAFNGKLWHTLVYAVDPESPLILDLCAEVVQRNAADAAQLRRDLVAAGFVLPGLSDRDRPPTVADVASVLARHNQLPDRVPSEGDEEAGMRFILTHFAAAYRPLSVHEIIGVAHDLGGLAVLAHPGREKGIYAIPASDEDIAAMAAIGLDGIEVYYPTHDAATRERLLAAAKRHHLLISGGSDSHHPHQDLATWSAADLTIVSRL; encoded by the coding sequence ATGATTGATCTACATATTCACACTAACGCCACTCCCCATCACGCCACCTGGACACCTGTGGCACTGGCGGCAGCAGCGGCCGCACGTGGTTTGACAATGATCGCCGTGACCGATCACAATACGACGGCGAATGTGATCACGACCGCGATGGTAGGTATGCACTACGGTGTACGAGTCATCAGCGGGGTCGAAATCGATAGTGCGTTCAACGGTAAATTGTGGCATACGCTGGTCTATGCAGTTGATCCAGAATCGCCCTTGATCCTCGATCTCTGTGCAGAAGTCGTTCAGCGAAATGCGGCTGACGCGGCCCAATTACGACGTGATCTTGTCGCCGCCGGTTTTGTCTTACCCGGCCTCAGTGATCGTGATCGACCGCCAACGGTAGCTGATGTTGCGTCGGTGCTGGCTCGCCACAACCAACTCCCTGATCGTGTACCTAGTGAAGGAGACGAAGAGGCCGGGATGCGCTTTATCCTGACCCACTTTGCTGCCGCATATCGACCATTGAGTGTCCACGAGATCATCGGTGTGGCGCATGATCTGGGTGGTCTGGCTGTGCTGGCTCATCCGGGGCGAGAAAAAGGAATCTATGCAATTCCGGCGAGTGATGAGGATATAGCAGCGATGGCTGCAATTGGTCTGGACGGTATTGAGGTCTACTATCCAACCCATGATGCAGCCACTCGTGAGCGACTGCTAGCCGCGGCAAAGCGTCATCATCTGCTCATCTCTGGCGGCAGCGATTCTCATCATCCGCATCAAGACCTGGCAACCTGGTCGGCAGCAGATTTGACCATCGTCTCACGACTTTGA
- a CDS encoding MBL fold metallo-hydrolase, with amino-acid sequence MLTEIVPNIYQLRLPLPFALNHVNVYLLRDEQGWTIVDTGLHTPAVEATWQECLAALNINPQHIHTIILTHFHPDHFGMAGWLHQRSGATVFLSPREIELAEEVWIHRADHDDPSLHHFLRHGMPSDLVKQVVGAIATLRSATRPHPPLTPLPPGRRLIIGGRSFIAIHAPGHSDGQLIFYAPDEQLALVGDQVLLKISPHIGVWPESEPDPLRKYLASLAELSTLSVRLALPGHGKPITDWKARIDELQQHHQERLAAMLQAVQTGAETAFAVAQRVFDVERFTPHEARFAIAETIAHLDMLVADGLITRHTAEIVRYAP; translated from the coding sequence ATGCTCACCGAAATAGTACCAAACATCTATCAACTACGCCTTCCCTTACCCTTCGCTCTCAACCATGTGAATGTCTACCTGCTCCGTGATGAACAGGGATGGACTATCGTTGACACAGGGTTACACACACCGGCTGTCGAAGCCACCTGGCAAGAGTGTCTTGCGGCATTGAACATCAACCCGCAACATATTCATACCATCATCCTAACCCATTTTCACCCAGATCACTTCGGGATGGCCGGCTGGTTGCACCAGCGTTCTGGCGCCACCGTCTTCCTCTCGCCCCGTGAAATTGAGTTGGCCGAGGAAGTGTGGATCCATCGCGCCGATCACGACGATCCCAGTTTACACCATTTTCTGCGTCACGGTATGCCATCCGATCTGGTTAAGCAAGTTGTAGGCGCCATCGCCACACTACGCTCTGCCACTCGACCCCATCCACCGTTGACACCGTTACCACCAGGCAGGCGCTTGATAATAGGGGGGCGATCGTTCATCGCCATCCACGCTCCTGGTCATAGCGATGGTCAACTGATCTTCTACGCACCAGATGAACAACTGGCGCTGGTCGGTGATCAGGTACTGCTTAAAATTTCACCCCATATCGGTGTCTGGCCAGAAAGTGAACCAGACCCCTTACGCAAATATCTGGCTTCACTGGCCGAACTATCTACACTGAGCGTTAGGCTGGCTCTTCCCGGTCATGGAAAACCAATCACCGACTGGAAAGCACGCATTGATGAATTACAGCAACACCATCAAGAACGGCTGGCTGCGATGTTGCAGGCTGTCCAGACCGGCGCTGAGACAGCCTTTGCAGTAGCTCAACGTGTCTTCGACGTCGAGCGATTTACTCCTCATGAGGCACGCTTTGCGATTGCCGAAACTATTGCCCACCTCGATATGCTGGTAGCCGACGGGCTGATCACACGCCACACCGCTGAGATAGTACGATACGCACCGTAA
- a CDS encoding rhodanese-like domain-containing protein: protein MENLDSSETPKPSTWQLPVIIGSIVILAGLLAFVVTSTGNRSASAVTPTSVPTVETAAGHGDLTNSPPAPTISVDEAYQRWQAGQVIFVDMRSGEAYRAAHLPGALSLATPELNQRLAALPADGLIVTYGDANQPTAGQRGAQIFRDLGYGSVAALDGGIEAWQAANLPVERP, encoded by the coding sequence ATGGAAAATCTTGATTCATCCGAAACTCCTAAACCATCAACCTGGCAATTGCCGGTCATTATCGGTAGTATCGTCATTCTAGCTGGTCTACTGGCCTTCGTAGTTACCAGCACCGGTAACCGATCAGCATCGGCAGTTACGCCAACAAGTGTCCCGACAGTCGAAACTGCCGCCGGACACGGTGATCTGACCAATAGTCCACCCGCACCAACAATTTCTGTCGACGAGGCATATCAGCGCTGGCAGGCTGGGCAGGTTATTTTTGTCGATATGCGATCCGGTGAAGCGTATCGGGCCGCGCATCTGCCAGGTGCACTGAGTCTGGCAACGCCTGAACTCAATCAGCGACTGGCAGCACTGCCAGCGGACGGCTTGATCGTTACCTACGGTGATGCCAATCAACCAACTGCCGGGCAGCGGGGCGCGCAGATCTTTCGTGATCTTGGTTACGGATCAGTGGCAGCGCTTGACGGTGGTATTGAAGCGTGGCAGGCAGCCAACCTGCCGGTGGAGCGACCATGA
- a CDS encoding NUDIX hydrolase — MSQHNDHLDWRAAYDYIPTWHRSEVEHLVAAYGLPRYRHIHLDDGYFDPLMKTDRIGEIGMVIRRPDGTLITARKTYYPPGVFRLLTGGIGHDERIIEALNREVIEETSLTVRINRFLSIITYQIDTPAPRFFVSYIFLLDELAGTLQAADPAEQVAEFRSVLPTELPLLAAQLRQLADRSDAAINGKWSSWGRFRAVMHEECATALIV, encoded by the coding sequence ATGAGTCAGCACAATGATCATCTGGACTGGCGGGCTGCATATGATTACATCCCAACATGGCATCGTAGTGAAGTTGAGCATCTGGTTGCAGCTTACGGCTTGCCCCGCTATCGTCATATCCATCTCGATGATGGTTACTTCGATCCATTGATGAAGACTGATCGGATCGGTGAAATAGGGATGGTCATCCGCCGTCCCGATGGAACGCTGATTACAGCACGCAAGACGTATTACCCGCCTGGTGTTTTTCGTCTCCTGACCGGAGGAATCGGTCATGACGAGCGTATCATAGAGGCGCTCAACCGTGAGGTGATCGAAGAGACCAGTCTCACGGTACGGATCAATCGGTTTTTGAGCATTATCACCTACCAGATCGATACCCCAGCACCTCGTTTCTTCGTCAGCTATATCTTCTTGCTCGATGAATTAGCCGGTACCCTTCAAGCTGCCGATCCAGCCGAACAAGTTGCCGAATTTCGGTCAGTCTTGCCGACTGAATTGCCGCTGCTAGCAGCTCAACTGCGTCAATTAGCCGATCGGTCTGATGCAGCGATCAATGGCAAATGGTCAAGTTGGGGTCGATTTCGGGCTGTTATGCACGAAGAGTGTGCTACGGCGCTAATCGTATAG
- the lon gene encoding endopeptidase La yields MNDETMREQTTAEADIQSPDQSTAEVIETLPLIPLEGAVVFPHIVVSLTLDELGVAAAEAAAREGRYVLLVARRPDAPADAPITERLFKVGVVARIEQFGTLPNGASGVVVRGLVRAELGEAIQTTPYLRFRFTRRPDVFERTPELEQLMVEVHAAIDAVLELRPGVTQEIRNFVRSIDDPGQLADNTGYSPDYTFAERQELLETFDVVERLRKVLNFYRKQFALLEVQAKLRQEVQESAARQQREFYLRQQLRAIQKELGEDTSDAAELDDLRQKLAAADLPEVARKEADRELNRLARINASSPEYQMVRTYLEWLAELPWNKYTGQPIDIAFARKVLDEDHHGLQKVKERILEYLAVKQRRATLGEENLRANREPILAFVGPPGVGKTSLGQSIARALGRSFIRMSLGGVRDEAELRGFRRTYIGSQPGRIIQELRRAGTADPVILLDEIDKLGIDYRGDPAAALLEVLDPEQNHTFTDHYLNLPFDLSRVLFLATANTWDTVPPALRDRMEVIELSGYIEDEKVQIALSHLVPRQLRANGLRPEEAVVSEEALRCIINEYTREAGVRNLERSIGAVLRKVARRLSEGEIDPASLPFVVDAAFVRTALGRPRFTNETRERIDQPGVAIGLVWTPVGGDIIFVEASAVEGKKELIITGQLGEVMRESAEAALTYVRSRARSLGIEPNFFETHAIHIHVPAGAVPKDGPSAGITMATALASAATGRLVRDDIAMTGEISLRGRVLPIGGIKEKALGAHRAGIRTIILPKRNLLDLEDLPAAVSAEMTFIPVETLDEVLSIALLPPDGVTTTLAVPQRSDALTPATS; encoded by the coding sequence ATGAATGATGAGACGATGCGGGAACAGACGACTGCTGAGGCTGATATTCAATCACCAGATCAATCTACTGCCGAGGTGATAGAGACGCTGCCGCTCATTCCACTCGAGGGCGCAGTGGTCTTTCCACATATTGTCGTCAGCTTGACGCTCGATGAGTTGGGAGTCGCTGCTGCCGAAGCAGCGGCTCGTGAAGGGCGCTATGTCTTGCTCGTTGCCCGGCGGCCCGATGCTCCAGCCGATGCCCCCATTACTGAGCGATTGTTCAAAGTGGGGGTCGTGGCCCGGATCGAGCAGTTCGGAACGTTGCCAAATGGCGCAAGTGGTGTGGTGGTGCGCGGGTTAGTGCGCGCTGAATTGGGTGAAGCCATCCAAACCACACCCTATCTGCGCTTTCGATTCACCCGGCGGCCCGATGTATTTGAACGCACCCCTGAACTCGAACAGTTGATGGTTGAGGTACACGCAGCTATCGATGCTGTACTCGAATTGCGCCCCGGTGTGACCCAAGAGATTCGCAACTTTGTACGCTCGATTGACGATCCCGGTCAGCTGGCCGACAACACCGGCTATTCGCCCGATTATACTTTTGCCGAGCGTCAGGAATTGCTCGAGACCTTTGATGTGGTCGAGCGGCTACGCAAGGTGCTGAACTTTTACCGGAAGCAATTTGCTTTACTCGAAGTGCAGGCCAAGCTACGGCAAGAGGTGCAAGAGAGCGCTGCCAGGCAACAGCGTGAGTTCTATCTGCGTCAGCAATTGCGGGCTATCCAGAAAGAGCTGGGTGAAGATACGAGTGACGCTGCTGAACTTGATGACCTGCGCCAGAAGTTGGCTGCTGCCGATCTCCCAGAGGTGGCGCGCAAAGAGGCTGACCGTGAGCTGAATCGGTTGGCACGTATCAATGCCAGCTCGCCAGAATATCAGATGGTGCGCACCTACCTTGAGTGGCTGGCCGAGTTACCATGGAATAAGTATACTGGTCAACCAATCGATATTGCTTTTGCTCGTAAGGTACTCGACGAAGACCATCATGGTTTGCAGAAGGTTAAGGAGCGTATCCTCGAGTATCTGGCTGTCAAACAGCGCCGGGCTACACTCGGCGAAGAGAATCTGCGCGCCAATCGCGAACCTATTCTCGCCTTCGTTGGGCCACCCGGTGTAGGCAAGACCAGCTTGGGGCAGAGTATTGCCCGTGCGCTTGGGCGTAGCTTTATCCGCATGAGCCTGGGCGGTGTTCGTGATGAGGCAGAATTGCGTGGCTTTCGCCGTACTTACATTGGTTCGCAGCCAGGACGGATTATTCAGGAATTGCGCCGTGCCGGTACCGCCGATCCGGTTATTTTGCTCGATGAGATTGATAAGCTCGGCATCGACTACCGCGGCGATCCGGCAGCCGCGCTGCTTGAGGTGCTCGATCCCGAACAAAACCACACGTTTACCGACCATTATCTCAATCTGCCGTTCGATCTTTCGCGAGTGCTCTTCCTGGCTACGGCCAATACGTGGGACACGGTGCCGCCAGCTTTGCGCGACCGGATGGAAGTGATTGAATTGTCAGGATATATCGAAGATGAGAAGGTGCAAATCGCCTTGAGCCATCTTGTGCCACGCCAGTTGCGGGCTAACGGTCTGCGTCCTGAAGAGGCCGTAGTCAGTGAAGAGGCGCTCCGCTGCATCATCAACGAGTACACCCGTGAGGCGGGGGTGCGCAATCTCGAACGCTCGATTGGGGCAGTGCTACGCAAAGTGGCACGTCGCCTTAGTGAAGGTGAGATTGATCCGGCAAGTCTACCCTTTGTGGTTGATGCTGCATTCGTGCGGACTGCACTAGGGCGGCCACGGTTCACAAATGAAACCCGTGAGCGAATCGATCAGCCTGGAGTTGCGATTGGCCTGGTCTGGACGCCAGTTGGTGGAGATATTATTTTTGTGGAAGCCAGTGCGGTAGAAGGGAAGAAAGAACTCATCATCACCGGTCAACTAGGCGAGGTAATGCGAGAGAGTGCTGAGGCTGCGCTGACGTATGTGCGTTCGCGTGCCCGTTCGCTTGGTATCGAGCCGAATTTCTTCGAGACGCACGCCATTCATATCCACGTACCGGCAGGGGCAGTGCCGAAAGATGGTCCTTCGGCGGGGATTACGATGGCGACAGCACTGGCTTCAGCCGCAACTGGTCGTCTGGTTCGCGATGATATTGCGATGACCGGTGAGATTTCGCTGCGCGGGCGGGTGTTGCCAATCGGCGGTATCAAAGAGAAGGCGCTCGGCGCACATCGGGCCGGTATTCGGACTATTATCTTGCCTAAACGCAATCTGCTCGACCTCGAAGATTTGCCCGCAGCCGTGAGTGCTGAGATGACCTTCATTCCGGTTGAAACCCTTGATGAAGTGCTAAGTATTGCCCTCTTGCCGCCAGATGGTGTGACGACGACCCTTGCTGTTCCTCAGCGGAGCGATGCGCTAACACCAGCTACTTCTTGA
- a CDS encoding acyl-CoA dehydrogenase family protein, with protein sequence MEQSILSPLTFLRRYVGDVAQSAYLEEYQEWWDREGKIISAAVDRAGIPWLRMFDSSGRRVDEILYPPDYWQMLRRGYQAGVVWRVFAEHSLIPHYLLGYLTSFYDAGLYCPYTVSLSTAVPLAKYATEAVKARFLPAMLRRDETVWQGATWMTEIGGGSDLGATVQTIAVQAEDCWYLSGDKYFASNVGAELAVVAARLASGLADIRGLGLFLVPRYRSDGSLNYTVRRLKDKIGTRSVPTGEVELRHSEAYLLGQAEWGIYLILETLNLSRVANSVGSVALAQRALADAVAYAHRRQAFGKPIAEHPLLRHQIEKRIVELEAALALAWEAVRLLDQLWQATPRYPEQYHLFRLLAHLAKYWTAEYAVQTAKWAMEVYGGIGTLAEFGVERWLRDAMILPIWEGTPHRQILDGLEVMERKGAHRMLFQYLAPYAQPQAWAAMQSRVEEYLALPQDEKEVGAEDLFRELASFTAHTLRARRL encoded by the coding sequence ATGGAACAGAGCATTCTTTCGCCGCTGACATTTTTGCGCCGCTACGTTGGTGACGTGGCTCAATCTGCTTATCTGGAGGAGTATCAGGAATGGTGGGATCGTGAGGGGAAGATTATTTCGGCTGCGGTTGATCGCGCTGGGATACCCTGGTTGCGTATGTTTGATAGTTCAGGTCGGCGCGTTGATGAGATTCTCTATCCGCCCGATTACTGGCAGATGCTCAGGCGAGGGTATCAAGCCGGTGTTGTCTGGCGTGTCTTTGCTGAACATTCGCTGATCCCTCACTACTTGTTGGGCTACCTCACCTCTTTTTACGATGCCGGCCTGTATTGTCCTTATACTGTTTCGCTCTCGACAGCGGTACCACTGGCTAAATACGCTACCGAAGCGGTAAAAGCTCGTTTCTTGCCCGCTATGCTGCGTCGCGATGAGACGGTCTGGCAAGGTGCAACCTGGATGACCGAGATCGGTGGTGGCTCCGATCTCGGTGCTACAGTGCAGACGATAGCCGTCCAGGCTGAGGATTGCTGGTATTTGAGCGGCGATAAGTATTTTGCCAGTAATGTTGGCGCAGAACTGGCCGTGGTTGCAGCCCGACTGGCATCTGGTCTAGCTGATATTCGTGGTCTGGGGTTATTTCTCGTTCCACGCTACCGCTCAGACGGCAGTCTCAACTATACTGTTCGGCGTCTCAAAGATAAGATCGGCACTCGTTCAGTTCCGACCGGTGAAGTAGAATTGCGGCACAGCGAGGCTTATCTCTTGGGGCAAGCAGAGTGGGGCATTTATCTCATCCTTGAAACACTCAACCTCTCGCGGGTTGCAAATAGCGTCGGCAGTGTCGCTCTGGCGCAACGAGCGCTGGCCGATGCTGTAGCCTATGCTCATCGTCGGCAGGCTTTTGGCAAGCCGATTGCTGAACATCCTCTCCTTCGCCATCAGATCGAAAAACGAATTGTTGAGTTAGAAGCAGCTTTGGCGTTGGCCTGGGAAGCGGTACGGCTGCTCGATCAGCTCTGGCAGGCAACCCCTCGTTATCCAGAACAGTACCATCTCTTTCGTTTGCTTGCGCATTTAGCGAAATACTGGACGGCTGAATATGCGGTGCAGACGGCTAAGTGGGCAATGGAAGTATACGGAGGCATTGGCACCCTGGCCGAGTTTGGGGTCGAGCGTTGGCTGCGTGATGCTATGATTCTGCCAATCTGGGAGGGAACTCCGCATCGTCAAATCCTGGATGGTCTGGAAGTGATGGAGCGCAAAGGAGCGCATCGGATGCTCTTTCAGTATCTTGCACCCTATGCCCAACCCCAAGCGTGGGCGGCGATGCAGAGTCGAGTAGAAGAATACCTTGCTTTACCGCAAGACGAGAAAGAAGTCGGTGCGGAAGACTTGTTCCGTGAGCTGGCTTCTTTTACGGCTCATACCTTGCGAGCGCGAAGATTGTAG
- a CDS encoding DeoR/GlpR family DNA-binding transcription regulator, which produces MQTDESMIGERSPLMLDRRSRIAEIVRQRGSVRVNELADMFGVTPVTIRNDLAALEREGVLIRDHGGAVALPATSALIAFEQRAGIRLEAKARIGAAAAQFVQPGDTILLDAGTTVVEMVKHLRQRTPLTVVTNALNVVIELRHLSDIQVWMLGGTVNYATFGTLGPLVEQSLGDLVVEKLFLAAESVDSGYGVTDSTIEIAQTKRAMARAARRIILLADSSKWQRRGFIKVLPLESIETIITDTELPEEERRRIEMAGVQLVLV; this is translated from the coding sequence ATGCAAACCGATGAAAGCATGATCGGCGAACGTAGTCCTCTCATGCTTGACCGACGAAGCCGGATTGCCGAAATCGTGCGTCAACGGGGATCGGTGCGAGTAAATGAACTGGCTGATATGTTTGGTGTGACGCCGGTGACCATTCGGAACGATCTGGCTGCTCTTGAACGTGAGGGGGTGTTGATCCGTGATCACGGCGGTGCTGTGGCTTTACCGGCAACCAGTGCATTAATTGCTTTTGAGCAACGGGCCGGGATTCGGCTTGAGGCCAAAGCCCGTATTGGGGCTGCCGCCGCCCAATTCGTGCAGCCTGGTGACACAATCCTGCTCGATGCCGGGACGACCGTCGTTGAAATGGTGAAGCATCTGCGTCAGCGCACACCACTGACTGTTGTGACCAACGCACTGAATGTTGTTATTGAATTACGTCACCTCAGCGATATTCAGGTATGGATGCTTGGCGGTACTGTTAATTATGCCACCTTTGGTACCCTAGGCCCCCTGGTTGAGCAAAGCCTCGGTGATCTGGTGGTGGAGAAACTGTTTTTGGCTGCCGAGTCGGTCGATTCAGGGTACGGTGTAACCGATTCAACAATCGAGATTGCTCAGACCAAGCGTGCGATGGCGCGGGCAGCGCGGCGGATTATCTTGCTCGCCGATTCGAGCAAGTGGCAGCGGCGCGGTTTTATCAAGGTTCTTCCCTTAGAGTCGATTGAGACGATTATTACCGATACCGAACTGCCGGAAGAGGAGCGGCGGCGTATAGAGATGGCTGGGGTGCAATTAGTGCTGGTCTGA